One window from the genome of Aeromonas sp. FDAARGOS 1405 encodes:
- a CDS encoding efflux RND transporter permease subunit, translated as MWLSDISVRRPLVAVVLSALLSVFGLVAFSKLTVREMPDVQIPSVSITTTYEGAAPAVMESQVTKPIEDQLSGISGIKNINSVTRKGRSMITVEFKLGWNMVEGVSDVRDALTRAKSKLPEDADDPLVTKDSGSGDVAVWLNFSSSQMDRTAMTDYANRVLVDPLSLVDGVSEVALSGDLTQVMYVRLRPADMAARGVTVADVQDALKRENIELPGGEIRNNSMTMSVQIARLYHTAEDFQQLQVRTAANGQSVYLADIADVEVGAKNEDSAYQRNGRESLGIGIVAQSTANPLAVAQGVEKKLVEMQRFLPEGAKLEVDYDSTIFIKQAIDEVYETLAICAVLVVAVLYLFLGQGRTTLIPAITVPVSLISAFIGAWYLGFSINLITLLALILAIGLVVDDAIVVVENIHHHLQRGESPLLAAWHGTREVGFAVIATTAVLVMVFIPIAFMDGMVGRLFTEFAMLLSLAVLCSSLVALTLTPAMGSWLMRPLDKPNRLTAALDRTLGRVEGHYRHLLSWVLRRSRWIPLALLLCLGGIGALFTQLPSSLTPTEDRGVVFVFVKGAEGTSIERMKRNMQQVESTIMPMLGQGVVKAMSFSTPAFGRGGDQTGMVIIQLTDWAERDVTATEFSRSLGAKLSVIPDVMIRTFQPGFRGGSTAAVQFVLQGNDYAELYQLGLELQKAAQASGLMISPDLDYAEKTPELQVTVSRDSASQLGIPVSTVASTLQAMLGGVSKTTYVDRGEEYDVYLRANQKEFNGISDLGRIYLKAANGEMVSLSTLATVKQVATANRLNHYQRQKAVTLTADVAPDHTLGEALDFLDGWANEHLPSGMTVDYAGDSKDYRDNQGEMAMVFGLALLVVYLVLVAQFESTLTPTVVMMTVPLGIFGGLLGLWLTEQEMSIYSQIGMIMLIGMVTKNGILIVEFINQLRQRGEGFEEAIIAGSVRRLRPILMTSLTAIIGAVPLMLSMGAGYESRMAVGTVVFFGLSLATLVTLLVVPAIYHLIARHAGMTGQRDQQVDEALAARGDTSVP; from the coding sequence ATGTGGCTCTCCGATATCTCAGTACGCCGCCCGCTGGTAGCGGTGGTGCTCAGCGCCCTGCTCAGCGTGTTCGGTCTGGTCGCCTTCAGCAAATTGACGGTGCGGGAGATGCCCGATGTGCAGATCCCGTCGGTCTCCATCACCACCACCTATGAGGGGGCCGCCCCGGCAGTGATGGAGAGCCAGGTCACCAAGCCCATCGAGGATCAGCTCTCCGGCATCAGCGGTATCAAGAACATCAACTCGGTGACCCGCAAGGGGCGCTCGATGATCACGGTGGAGTTCAAGCTTGGCTGGAACATGGTGGAGGGGGTCTCCGATGTGCGTGACGCCCTGACCCGTGCCAAGAGCAAGCTGCCGGAGGATGCCGACGACCCGCTGGTGACCAAGGATAGCGGCAGCGGTGATGTGGCGGTCTGGCTCAACTTCAGCAGCAGCCAGATGGACCGCACCGCCATGACCGACTACGCCAACCGGGTGCTGGTCGACCCCTTGAGTCTGGTGGATGGGGTGAGCGAAGTAGCGCTATCCGGCGATCTCACCCAGGTGATGTATGTGCGGCTGCGCCCGGCCGACATGGCTGCGCGCGGCGTCACGGTGGCGGATGTGCAGGATGCCCTCAAGCGTGAGAATATCGAGCTGCCGGGCGGCGAGATCCGCAACAACTCCATGACCATGTCGGTGCAGATTGCCCGGCTCTACCACACGGCTGAAGATTTCCAGCAGTTGCAGGTGCGTACCGCCGCCAACGGTCAGAGTGTCTATCTGGCCGACATTGCCGATGTGGAGGTGGGAGCCAAGAACGAAGACAGTGCCTACCAGCGCAATGGCCGCGAGAGTCTGGGTATCGGCATCGTCGCCCAGTCCACCGCCAACCCGCTGGCGGTGGCACAGGGGGTGGAGAAGAAGTTGGTGGAGATGCAGCGCTTCCTGCCGGAGGGGGCCAAGCTGGAGGTTGACTACGACTCCACCATCTTTATCAAGCAGGCCATCGACGAGGTATATGAAACATTGGCCATCTGCGCCGTGCTGGTGGTGGCGGTGCTCTATCTGTTCCTCGGGCAGGGGCGCACCACCCTCATTCCTGCCATCACGGTACCAGTGTCACTTATCTCCGCCTTTATCGGCGCCTGGTATCTCGGTTTTTCCATCAACCTCATCACCTTGCTGGCGCTGATCCTCGCCATCGGTCTGGTGGTGGATGATGCCATCGTGGTGGTGGAGAACATTCACCACCATCTGCAGCGGGGTGAATCACCCCTGCTGGCGGCTTGGCACGGCACCCGCGAGGTGGGGTTTGCGGTCATCGCCACCACGGCGGTGCTGGTAATGGTCTTTATCCCCATCGCTTTTATGGATGGCATGGTGGGCAGGCTCTTTACCGAGTTTGCGATGTTGCTTTCGCTGGCGGTGCTCTGCTCCTCGTTGGTGGCACTCACTCTCACTCCGGCCATGGGCTCCTGGCTGATGCGCCCGCTTGACAAGCCGAATCGGCTGACGGCGGCCCTCGATCGCACTCTGGGCCGGGTGGAAGGGCACTATCGCCACCTGCTGTCGTGGGTGCTGCGTCGCTCGCGTTGGATACCGCTGGCGCTGCTGCTCTGTCTTGGCGGTATCGGTGCTCTGTTCACCCAGCTGCCGAGCAGCCTCACCCCGACCGAGGATCGCGGCGTGGTCTTCGTCTTCGTCAAGGGGGCTGAGGGGACCAGCATCGAGCGGATGAAACGCAACATGCAGCAGGTGGAATCGACCATCATGCCGATGCTGGGCCAGGGGGTAGTCAAGGCGATGAGCTTCAGTACACCCGCCTTTGGCCGCGGCGGCGATCAGACCGGCATGGTGATCATCCAGCTCACCGACTGGGCCGAGCGTGATGTGACCGCCACCGAGTTTTCCCGCTCGCTCGGCGCCAAGCTGTCGGTTATTCCCGATGTGATGATCCGCACCTTCCAGCCAGGCTTTCGTGGCGGCTCTACCGCTGCGGTGCAGTTCGTGCTGCAGGGCAACGACTATGCCGAGCTCTACCAGCTGGGGCTGGAGCTGCAAAAAGCGGCGCAGGCGAGCGGCCTGATGATAAGCCCGGATCTCGACTACGCCGAGAAGACTCCTGAGCTGCAGGTGACCGTCTCGCGCGACAGCGCCAGCCAGCTCGGCATTCCGGTTTCCACCGTCGCCAGCACCTTGCAGGCGATGTTGGGCGGGGTGAGCAAGACCACCTATGTGGACAGGGGCGAGGAGTATGACGTCTACCTGCGCGCTAACCAGAAGGAGTTCAACGGCATCTCGGATCTCGGTCGCATCTACCTGAAGGCAGCCAATGGCGAGATGGTGAGCCTCTCGACGCTGGCGACGGTCAAGCAGGTGGCGACCGCCAACCGCCTCAACCACTACCAGCGCCAGAAGGCGGTGACCCTGACCGCCGACGTGGCACCGGATCATACCCTTGGCGAGGCGCTCGACTTCCTCGACGGCTGGGCCAACGAGCATCTGCCGAGCGGCATGACGGTCGATTATGCCGGTGACTCCAAGGATTACCGCGACAATCAGGGGGAGATGGCTATGGTCTTCGGCCTCGCCCTGCTGGTGGTCTATCTGGTGCTGGTGGCCCAGTTCGAGAGCACCCTCACCCCGACCGTGGTGATGATGACGGTGCCGCTCGGCATCTTCGGCGGCTTGCTTGGCCTCTGGCTGACGGAGCAGGAGATGAGTATCTACAGCCAGATCGGCATGATCATGCTGATCGGCATGGTGACCAAGAACGGCATCCTCATCGTCGAGTTCATCAACCAGCTGCGCCAGCGCGGGGAAGGGTTCGAGGAGGCGATTATTGCAGGCTCGGTGCGCCGCCTGCGGCCCATCCTGATGACTTCGCTCACCGCCATTATCGGTGCGGTGCCGTTGATGCTCTCCATGGGGGCGGGCTACGAGAGCCGGATGGCGGTGGGTACCGTGGTTTTCTTCGGTCTGTCGCTGGCGACCCTAGTTACCTTGCTGGTGGTGCCCGCTATCTACCACCTGATCGCCCGTCACGCCGGCATGACCGGGCAGCGGGATCAGCAAGTGGATGAGGCGCTGGCCGCCAGGGGGGACACTTCTGTGCCATAA
- a CDS encoding efflux RND transporter periplasmic adaptor subunit codes for MKMRIWIGLGLLSLIAAIWWAVGHLQPATKAPSREINIRTQTVKQSLAEPTLKLVGKLAANNSVVITPEVTGRLIKIAVQSGQQVNKGDTLVALDAGKQQAELAEQSASLRDENRKLAEMRKLVARGAVTQSVLEGQEAIVDQVQARVDAARYELSLRTLIAPFAGTVSLIDLSEGALVNSGDTLLHLDDIDTLRLDLAVPERYLALLRPGMAVTATSTAWPEQRFNGTLTTLDSRISNETQNIKARVELPNHNGQLRPGMLLNVELSLPSRQLTIIPAQSVEYAGEQRFVYRLEADGRVKRVPVVLGETEGETVWVTEGLKVGDRIVVEGLVNLRDGAKVHDLAEVNG; via the coding sequence ATGAAAATGCGTATCTGGATTGGCCTCGGCCTGCTCTCTCTGATAGCGGCCATCTGGTGGGCGGTTGGCCACTTGCAACCGGCAACCAAAGCCCCTTCCCGCGAGATCAATATTCGTACCCAGACCGTCAAGCAGAGTCTGGCCGAGCCAACTCTCAAGCTGGTAGGCAAGCTGGCGGCCAACAACTCGGTGGTGATCACACCCGAGGTAACCGGACGCCTGATCAAGATTGCGGTACAGTCGGGTCAACAGGTCAACAAGGGCGATACGCTGGTCGCTCTGGATGCGGGCAAGCAACAGGCTGAATTGGCCGAACAGAGTGCCAGTCTGCGCGACGAGAATCGCAAGCTGGCCGAGATGCGCAAGCTGGTCGCTCGTGGTGCCGTCACCCAGTCGGTGCTGGAGGGGCAGGAGGCCATCGTCGATCAGGTGCAGGCGCGGGTCGATGCCGCCCGTTACGAACTATCCCTTCGTACTCTCATCGCCCCCTTTGCCGGCACGGTAAGCCTGATTGATTTGAGCGAAGGGGCGCTGGTCAATAGCGGCGATACCCTGCTGCACCTCGATGATATCGATACCCTGCGCCTCGATCTGGCGGTGCCGGAGCGTTACCTCGCCCTGCTGCGCCCCGGCATGGCGGTGACGGCGACCAGCACAGCCTGGCCGGAGCAACGCTTTAACGGCACCCTCACCACTCTCGATAGCCGCATCTCCAACGAGACCCAGAACATCAAGGCGCGGGTTGAACTGCCCAACCACAACGGTCAACTGCGCCCGGGCATGCTGCTCAATGTGGAGCTCTCGCTCCCCTCCCGCCAGCTCACCATTATTCCCGCCCAGTCGGTGGAGTACGCCGGCGAGCAGCGCTTCGTCTATCGCCTCGAGGCCGATGGCCGGGTCAAGCGGGTGCCGGTGGTGCTTGGCGAGACCGAGGGGGAGACCGTCTGGGTCACCGAAGGGCTGAAAGTAGGCGATCGCATCGTGGTCGAGGGGCTGGTCAATCTGCGTGATGGCGCCAAGGTCCACGATCTGGCGGAGGTAAATGGCTGA
- a CDS encoding diguanylate cyclase: MPNVFDLRRLAHLTWLLLTLAILLVGVTLQHSLKQIENLYQSDTLNSAIYLREQFRQSEIFLEAMRGQAEERLRSDPHSVLTRQLYRHIQQLPGKGLALDNIPADLPKGLVGNLTGTGPLPPPGSEREARIHLALSLSPLLSTASQRLGEEIAWVYFTGVDNFIYLYPWQPSSRFHFYPSIYQKRFWQDTLTSSNPDKKTVLSRPYDDFIGRGPMVTMSQPLYKEGTLVGMISMDVLLARLQQQLDKLTPELGQYLLLNQYHQVLASSAHELVPPPEPLSTGQYLWRQGAWQLTLAIPDTPLRLVHQVRLLPLFRAILCQSAPTLLAIAFLLLAALANLKARRLNQRLNYLSCHDALTGTFNRHYLEQLKQGGELAQLRAGILMFDADHFKRVNDHFGHAVGDMVLIRLVQLCQQQLGQQDRLLRWGGEEFLLLVANSDEVRIEELAEQLREAVAEHNWEAIVPGLKVTISLGYLPYQPDIPLHEAVRRADVALYQAKANGRNRSERWWGDASRLSE, translated from the coding sequence ATGCCCAATGTGTTCGATCTTCGCCGCCTTGCGCACCTGACCTGGCTACTGCTGACTCTGGCCATACTGCTGGTCGGAGTGACCCTGCAGCACAGTCTGAAACAGATAGAGAATCTTTATCAGAGCGATACCCTCAACAGTGCTATTTATCTACGAGAGCAGTTCCGACAGAGCGAAATTTTTCTGGAAGCGATGCGCGGGCAGGCCGAAGAGCGGCTGCGCAGCGACCCTCACTCCGTGCTGACCCGCCAGCTTTATCGCCATATTCAACAACTTCCGGGCAAGGGGCTCGCGCTCGACAACATTCCTGCCGACCTGCCCAAAGGTTTGGTGGGCAATCTCACTGGTACCGGTCCGCTACCACCACCGGGCAGCGAGCGGGAAGCTCGCATTCACTTGGCACTGAGTCTGTCACCGCTTCTCTCCACCGCCAGCCAACGCCTGGGGGAAGAGATCGCCTGGGTCTACTTTACCGGTGTGGATAACTTTATCTATCTCTACCCCTGGCAGCCCTCCAGCAGGTTTCATTTCTACCCGAGTATCTACCAAAAACGCTTTTGGCAAGACACTCTGACCAGCAGCAACCCGGACAAGAAAACCGTCCTCTCACGCCCTTATGATGACTTTATTGGCCGCGGCCCCATGGTCACCATGTCCCAGCCACTCTACAAAGAGGGGACGCTGGTAGGGATGATCAGTATGGATGTGCTGCTCGCACGTCTGCAGCAACAACTCGACAAGCTGACCCCGGAGCTGGGGCAGTATCTGCTGCTCAATCAGTACCATCAGGTGTTGGCCAGCAGTGCGCACGAGCTCGTACCGCCACCAGAACCGTTGTCAACCGGCCAATACCTTTGGCGACAGGGGGCATGGCAGCTAACGCTGGCTATCCCCGATACCCCTTTGCGGCTGGTACACCAGGTGAGGCTGCTGCCGCTGTTCCGGGCAATACTCTGCCAGTCTGCGCCAACTCTTCTGGCTATTGCGTTTCTGCTGCTGGCCGCACTTGCCAACCTGAAAGCTCGCCGTCTCAACCAACGACTCAACTACCTCTCCTGCCACGATGCCCTTACCGGTACCTTCAATCGCCACTATCTGGAGCAACTGAAACAAGGAGGCGAGCTGGCACAACTGCGGGCAGGGATACTGATGTTCGATGCCGACCACTTCAAGCGAGTCAACGATCATTTCGGCCATGCCGTGGGTGATATGGTGCTGATCAGGCTGGTGCAGCTTTGCCAACAGCAACTTGGCCAGCAAGACCGCTTGCTCCGCTGGGGTGGAGAAGAGTTTTTGCTGCTGGTTGCCAACAGCGATGAGGTGCGGATAGAGGAGCTGGCAGAACAGCTGCGAGAAGCCGTAGCCGAACACAACTGGGAGGCCATCGTGCCCGGATTAAAGGTTACGATCAGCCTAGGGTATCTCCCTTATCAGCCAGATATTCCTCTGCACGAAGCGGTGCGGCGCGCCGATGTGGCGCTCTATCAGGCCAAGGCCAATGGACGCAACCGCAGTGAGCGATGGTGGGGTGACGCATCCCGACTCTCGGAGTAA
- a CDS encoding patatin-like phospholipase family protein: MPRKPRVGLALGSGAARGWAHIGVIRALERLGIKPDLIAGCSIGSFVGAAYAAGELDRLETWVRGFTRLQVVSLLDPALSGGLFRGEKVFGLAASHLGDPDLENLPIPFACIATELDTGREIWLQQGPLRQSVRASCGMPGILTPTRINDRWLVDGAVVNPVPISLARAMGAEVVIAVNLNTDMHQPWTDEPDQPGSGGLLSQWLNRGESAPATPGLWSVMSGSINIMQERITRARMAGDPPEIQLCPRLGSFSIMDFHRASDAINEGEACVERNLDQLKDELGRLGLL; this comes from the coding sequence GTGCCACGTAAACCCCGCGTAGGACTCGCTCTCGGGAGCGGCGCCGCCAGAGGATGGGCCCATATCGGCGTCATCCGCGCCCTTGAACGTCTCGGCATCAAACCGGATTTGATCGCTGGCTGCTCCATCGGCAGCTTTGTCGGTGCCGCCTATGCCGCTGGTGAACTGGATCGGCTGGAAACCTGGGTGCGCGGCTTTACCCGCCTGCAGGTGGTCAGCCTGCTCGACCCGGCCCTCTCCGGCGGTCTGTTTCGCGGCGAAAAGGTGTTTGGTCTTGCGGCCAGCCATCTAGGGGACCCCGATCTCGAGAACCTGCCCATCCCCTTCGCCTGCATCGCCACCGAGCTCGATACAGGCCGCGAGATCTGGCTGCAACAGGGCCCGCTGCGCCAGTCGGTGCGCGCCTCCTGCGGCATGCCGGGGATCCTCACCCCGACCCGGATCAACGACCGCTGGCTGGTCGATGGCGCTGTGGTCAATCCGGTGCCCATCTCGCTGGCCCGTGCCATGGGGGCCGAGGTGGTGATTGCGGTCAACCTCAACACCGACATGCATCAGCCCTGGACCGACGAGCCGGATCAACCCGGCAGCGGCGGACTGCTCAGCCAGTGGCTCAACCGCGGTGAATCCGCGCCAGCCACCCCGGGTCTGTGGAGCGTGATGAGTGGCTCCATCAACATAATGCAGGAGCGCATCACCCGCGCCCGGATGGCCGGTGATCCGCCGGAGATCCAGCTCTGCCCACGGCTTGGCAGCTTCTCCATCATGGATTTTCATCGCGCCAGCGATGCCATCAACGAGGGGGAAGCCTGTGTCGAGCGCAACCTCGATCAGCTCAAGGATGAACTGGGCCGCCTTGGATTACTGTGA
- a CDS encoding sodium-dependent transporter: MSQPPPKVRDGFTSKFGVLAATLGSAVGLGNIWKFPYLTGENGGAGFLLVYVIATLLVGLPVMISEIMLGRKSKTDAVTTLNKLAPKGQPWWLIAVMGVLAAFLIMSFYSEVAAWVFAYIFKAIDGSILSTDPKVTGAAFGSLISNPLQSLLWQWLVLALMGGILLMGVSKGIEAVTKKLMPVLFILLLVIGIRSLTLPGASEGLSFLFSPDFSKITGAVVLTAMGLAFFKLSIGMGCMMTYGSYFRDDQNIPVTAFRVMCADLFVSMLAGIAIFPAVFAFGFEPTAGPALLFITIPAVFASIPFGHVFMVLFFVLSAIAATGAMLSILEVPVSVLSERFKMSRAKATLINLLVLGAVGSTCALSNSAMADVQIAGKTFFDLFDYLSSNILMPLGGIFLCLFVGWVWGEEKMRDALTNGGELVLPILKPLFFIIRYVSPLLILIVMLKGLGLF; encoded by the coding sequence ATGAGTCAACCCCCCCCCAAGGTCCGCGATGGCTTTACCAGTAAATTCGGTGTCCTTGCCGCTACTCTTGGTTCAGCCGTCGGCCTCGGCAATATCTGGAAATTCCCCTATCTGACCGGTGAAAACGGTGGTGCCGGCTTTCTGCTGGTCTATGTGATTGCGACCCTGCTGGTCGGTCTGCCGGTGATGATCTCCGAGATCATGCTGGGCCGCAAAAGCAAAACCGATGCGGTCACTACCCTGAACAAGCTCGCTCCGAAAGGGCAACCCTGGTGGCTGATTGCGGTAATGGGGGTGCTGGCGGCTTTCCTGATCATGTCTTTCTACTCGGAAGTCGCGGCCTGGGTGTTTGCCTATATCTTCAAGGCGATCGATGGCTCAATTCTCTCCACTGATCCCAAAGTGACCGGCGCTGCGTTTGGCTCGCTGATCAGCAACCCGCTGCAGAGCCTGCTGTGGCAGTGGCTGGTACTGGCCTTGATGGGCGGCATCCTGCTGATGGGGGTCTCCAAGGGGATCGAAGCTGTCACCAAAAAGCTGATGCCGGTACTCTTTATCCTGCTGCTGGTGATCGGTATCCGCAGTCTGACGCTGCCGGGAGCGAGCGAAGGTCTTTCTTTCCTCTTCTCACCCGATTTTTCCAAGATCACCGGCGCCGTGGTGCTGACCGCCATGGGACTTGCCTTCTTCAAGCTCTCCATCGGCATGGGCTGCATGATGACTTACGGCAGCTACTTCCGTGATGACCAGAACATTCCGGTCACCGCGTTCCGGGTTATGTGTGCCGACCTGTTTGTCTCCATGCTGGCCGGTATCGCCATCTTCCCGGCGGTGTTTGCCTTCGGGTTCGAGCCGACCGCCGGTCCTGCTCTGCTGTTCATCACCATTCCGGCGGTCTTTGCCAGCATTCCGTTTGGCCATGTTTTCATGGTGCTCTTCTTCGTGCTGTCGGCCATCGCGGCCACCGGTGCCATGCTCTCTATTCTGGAAGTGCCGGTTTCGGTGCTTTCCGAGCGCTTCAAGATGAGCCGCGCCAAGGCGACCCTGATCAACCTGCTGGTGCTGGGTGCGGTGGGGTCTACCTGTGCGCTCTCCAACAGTGCCATGGCGGATGTGCAGATTGCGGGCAAGACCTTCTTCGATCTGTTCGACTACCTATCCTCCAACATCCTGATGCCGCTTGGCGGTATCTTCCTCTGCCTGTTTGTTGGCTGGGTATGGGGCGAGGAGAAGATGCGCGATGCTCTGACCAATGGCGGCGAGCTGGTTCTGCCCATCCTCAAGCCACTGTTTTTTATCATCCGCTACGTATCACCGCTGCTGATCCTGATCGTGATGCTCAAGGGGCTTGGGCTGTTCTAA
- a CDS encoding DNA-binding transcriptional regulator, whose product MNSNIVTVGKKIRQIREAVGLSRPKFADLLGVPPTTLKNYELGYREVGGAFLVALAHHPDLHKFTLWLLADKKVAEIGQIGPDDLAKG is encoded by the coding sequence ATGAATTCAAATATCGTCACTGTTGGCAAGAAGATCCGTCAGATCCGTGAAGCGGTCGGTCTGAGCCGTCCGAAGTTTGCAGATTTGCTCGGTGTTCCCCCCACAACCCTGAAAAACTATGAGCTGGGTTATCGTGAAGTGGGTGGCGCCTTCCTGGTTGCCCTTGCTCACCACCCGGATCTGCACAAGTTTACCCTCTGGCTGTTGGCGGACAAAAAAGTCGCAGAAATCGGCCAGATCGGACCGGATGACCTCGCCAAGGGCTGA
- the ompA gene encoding porin OmpA, with protein MMKMAPSMIAIAMAALGATAAHAADDIYFGAGVGATHFNGLNKLESTNVGQEDAAAANAFMGYNFTENFGTELGYQYTGRGNTDGNRYESQGATLSGIARLPVGNDFSLFAEGGAYWGHTDGLGTSDTKVSPLAGAGVTYKVNDALDLQARYRYMWDVADLHANGERYKANQSIATLEAVYHPFRTSYVAPVAAPVVEEAPAPAPQVVEKNFALNSDVLFAFGKDTLKPEGVAALNGLYQQIVEFQPKDGNAVVVGYTDRIGSDAYNQKLSEARARTVANFLVSKGMAASKVAIEGRGEANPVTGTKCNGVTAKAQLISCLAPDRRVEVRVSGVQEVQQ; from the coding sequence ATGATGAAAATGGCTCCTTCCATGATCGCCATCGCCATGGCTGCTCTGGGTGCTACCGCTGCTCACGCCGCTGACGACATCTACTTCGGTGCCGGTGTCGGTGCTACTCACTTCAACGGCCTGAACAAGCTGGAAAGCACCAATGTAGGCCAGGAAGACGCAGCTGCTGCCAACGCCTTCATGGGTTACAACTTCACCGAGAACTTCGGTACCGAACTGGGCTACCAGTACACTGGTCGTGGTAACACCGACGGCAACCGTTACGAGAGCCAGGGTGCCACCCTGTCCGGTATCGCCCGTCTGCCGGTTGGCAACGACTTCTCCCTGTTCGCTGAAGGCGGCGCCTACTGGGGTCACACCGATGGTCTGGGCACCAGCGACACTAAAGTTTCCCCGCTGGCCGGTGCTGGTGTGACTTACAAGGTAAATGACGCGCTGGATCTGCAAGCTCGCTACCGCTACATGTGGGACGTGGCTGACCTGCACGCCAACGGTGAGCGTTACAAAGCCAACCAGAGCATCGCTACTCTGGAAGCGGTATACCACCCGTTCCGTACTTCCTACGTAGCTCCGGTAGCTGCTCCGGTTGTTGAAGAAGCCCCTGCTCCTGCTCCGCAAGTGGTAGAGAAGAACTTCGCCCTGAACTCAGACGTGCTGTTTGCCTTCGGCAAAGATACCCTGAAGCCGGAAGGCGTTGCAGCCCTGAACGGTCTGTATCAGCAAATCGTTGAGTTCCAGCCGAAAGATGGCAACGCTGTTGTAGTTGGTTACACCGACCGTATCGGTTCTGACGCTTACAACCAGAAGCTGTCTGAAGCCCGTGCCCGCACCGTTGCCAACTTCCTGGTGAGCAAAGGTATGGCTGCCAGCAAAGTTGCCATCGAAGGTCGTGGCGAAGCTAACCCGGTTACCGGCACCAAGTGCAACGGCGTAACCGCTAAAGCTCAGCTGATCTCCTGCCTGGCTCCGGATCGTCGCGTAGAAGTTCGCGTATCCGGCGTACAAGAAGTTCAGCAATAA
- the ompA gene encoding porin OmpA, whose product MKLKMAPTLIALALAAAGTTAQAADDWYTGVGAGWAYAHGLDDFGKDTDKDATALSLFGGYNFNDYYAAELGYLYAGKAGVDGADFKTQGATLSGIARLPLGDIFSVFAEGGAYFNHVNGNGNSDNGTAPLAGLGLTAKLSDLIDVQARYRYLWNLGDEQKTWESDMSVATLELVMHPNRTSYVAPVAAPAPEPVPEPVLVDKNFALSSDVLFAFGKSTLKPEGVAALNTLYQQIVDVQPKDGSAVVVGYTDRIGSDAYNLKLSEARARTVADFLVGKGLPAGKVAIEGRGEANPVTGTQCNSVKGKAQLISCLAPDRRVEVRVTGVQEVKQ is encoded by the coding sequence ATGAAACTCAAAATGGCTCCTACCCTGATTGCACTGGCGCTGGCCGCCGCAGGCACCACAGCTCAGGCTGCCGATGACTGGTACACCGGTGTTGGTGCAGGTTGGGCTTATGCCCACGGTCTGGATGATTTTGGCAAAGACACTGACAAAGATGCCACTGCGCTGAGCCTGTTCGGCGGTTACAACTTCAACGACTACTACGCAGCTGAACTGGGCTACCTCTACGCCGGCAAAGCGGGCGTTGACGGTGCCGATTTCAAAACCCAGGGTGCCACCCTCTCCGGTATCGCCCGCCTGCCGCTGGGCGATATCTTCTCGGTGTTTGCTGAAGGTGGTGCCTACTTCAATCACGTCAACGGCAATGGCAACAGCGACAACGGCACTGCGCCGCTGGCGGGCCTGGGTCTGACTGCCAAGCTCTCCGACCTTATCGATGTGCAGGCTCGCTACCGCTATCTGTGGAATCTGGGTGACGAGCAGAAAACCTGGGAGAGCGACATGAGCGTCGCGACCCTGGAGCTGGTGATGCACCCGAACCGCACCTCTTATGTTGCCCCGGTTGCCGCCCCTGCGCCTGAGCCGGTTCCCGAGCCGGTACTGGTCGACAAGAACTTCGCCCTGAGCTCTGACGTGCTGTTTGCCTTTGGCAAATCCACCCTCAAGCCAGAAGGTGTCGCAGCGCTCAACACCCTGTATCAGCAGATCGTTGATGTTCAGCCGAAAGATGGCAGCGCCGTGGTCGTCGGTTACACCGACCGTATCGGCTCTGACGCCTACAACCTGAAACTCTCCGAAGCGCGTGCCCGTACCGTAGCCGACTTCCTGGTTGGCAAAGGTCTGCCGGCTGGCAAAGTTGCTATCGAAGGTCGCGGTGAAGCCAATCCGGTCACCGGCACCCAGTGCAACAGCGTCAAGGGCAAGGCTCAGCTGATCTCCTGCCTGGCGCCGGATCGCCGTGTAGAAGTACGCGTCACCGGCGTACAGGAAGTCAAACAGTAA